CAGGTCAGCGACAAAATCAGAGATCGTATAGTCCGTCTCGTGACCGACCGCGGAAATGAGCGGGATCTTTGAGGCAGCGATCGCGCGCGCCACCGATTCCTCATTGAAGGCCCAGAGGTCTTCGAGTGAACCGCCGCCGCGGCCCATGATCATCACCTCAACGATCTTCTCCCTGTTGAAATAATGAATTGCCTCAACAAGAGCGGGGGCGGCATCGATGCCCTGCACCGGCACGGGATAGAGAAAAATATGCATCCGGGGATGGCGGCGCTTGATCACGCGCAGCATATCACGGATCGCGGCGCCGGTCGGTGACGTGATGATACCAATGCGCCGGGGAAGGAGCGGAAGCGGCTTTTTGCGACCAAGATCGAAGAGACCTTCCTTATCGAGCCGCGCCTTGAGCTGTTCATAGGCTAGCTGGAGCGCGCCCACTCCCTTGGGTTCGATATAATCGAGAATGAGCTGGTACTCACCGCGCGGGTCATAGACACTGATCCTGCCCCTGCACAGCACCTGTATGCCGTGCTGGAGCGTGAACTTGAGGAACCGGAGTGAGGAGCGGAACATGACCGCGCGGACCTGGGCGTGTTCGTCCTTGAGCGTGAAATAGGCGTGACCGGACTGGGGTATGCTGAGGTTCGAGAGCTCACCTTCCACCCAGACGTCGGGAAACGCCCCTTCGAGGAGGGTTTTTATCTGAGTGGTAAGCTGAGTGACGGTTAAAACATGAGACTTATTTGACCCTTGATCCATGACCCCTGACCCATGACCTAGGATTTGATGTGTATTCTTTCTATGAAATTCGCCTTTCCCGTTTTTCCGTCTATATCGATGACGACCGCGCAGAGATGCACCGGCCCTTTGGGGATCTCGAACCGGTGCGGGGTCTGGGTGAGGAACCGCTTGATGGCCTGCTCCTTCTTCACCCCGATAACCGAGTCCGTGGGCCCGGTCATGCCCGCATCGGTAATGAAAGCCGTCCCGCCCGGGAGGACCCGTTCGTCGGCTGTCTGAACATGGGTATGGGTCCCGATCACCGCGCTCGCCTTGCCGTCCAAATGCCAGGCGAGGGCGATCTTCTCGGACGTTGCCTCGGCGTGAAAATCGATGATTACGACCGGCGTTTCTTTTTTCAGCTTCTCGATCTCCTGTTCGGCAACGCGGAACGGGTCTTCCAGGTTCGACATGAAGACCCTCCCTTCCAGGTTCAGGACCGCGGCCTTGCCCGCGTTCTCGGTCGAGATGATCACACTGCCGTATCCGGAATTGCCTTCGGGATAGTTTGCCGGCCTGATGAGCCGGTCCTGTTTTGCAAGATAGGGTTCGATCTCCTTCTTGTCCCAAACGTGGTTGCCCGACGTCAGCACGTCGATGCCGAGAAAGAACAATTCATCGGCGATCTCGGCCGTGATCCCGAATCCGCCCGCCGAGTTCTCGCCGTTCGCGATCACGAGATCGGGACGGTGAGTGTCCCTGAGTCCCCGCAATTGCGCGCGCACCATCTTCCTGCCCGGCTCGCCGATGATGTCACCGATAAAGAGTATTTTCACCTTACATATCCTTGTAGAACTGCCTACGCTGTTGCGCCCTGCATGATCAGTGCGGAGTTCGGAGTGCGGAGTTTCGAGTAATCATTCCGCACTCGCCACTCTGCATTCCGCACTGAAGTTATTTGGCATACTCCACATACCTGCTCTCGCGGACCACGGTGACCTTGATCTGGCCGGGATAGGACATCTCGGTCTCGATCTTTTTGGCAATGTCGCGCGAAAGCTGGGCAGAATGGGCATCGGAAAGATCTTCCGGTTTGACAATGATGCGGATCTCCCGGCCTGCCTGGATAGCGTAGGATTTCTCGACGCCTTTAAAGGAGTTCGCCGCGGTCTCAAGCTGCTCAAGCCGCTTGAGGTAGCTCTCGAGCGTCTCACGCCGCACACCCGGCCTTCCCGCCGAGAGCGCGTCCGCGGCCGCGACCAGAACGGACTCCACGCAGTTCGGTTCCCCGTCTCCGTGGTGGGTCATGATCGCATTGATCACCTTGGGGTTCTCACCGTACTTCTTGGCCAGGTCCCCACCGATCTGGGGATGGGTCCCTTCCACCTCGTGGTCAACAGCCTTGCCCAGGTCATGCAGCAGACCGGCGCGGCGAGCCAGTTTCTGGTCCACACCGCACTCCGCGGCCATGACGCCCGCGAAATAGGCGACCTCACGCGAATGCATCAGCACGTTCTGGCCATAGCTCGTCCGGAACCTGAGCCTTCCGAGCAGTTTGATGATCTCGGGGTGAATATTATGGAGGCCGAGATCAAAGGCGGCTTTTTCGCCTTCCTCCTTCATGGTGATGTCGAGGTCTTTCCTTACCTTCTCGGCGATCTCCTCGATACGGGCAGGATGGATGCGTCCATCATGGATCAAACGCTCGATCGTAAGCTTCGCGATCTCTCTCCGAAGCGGATCATAGCACGACAGGATCACCGCTTCCGGAGTATCGTCGATGATCAGGTCGATGCCCGTCGCCGCCTCGAGTGCCCTGATGTTCCTGCCCTCGCGCCCGATGATCCTGCCTTTCATTTCATCATTGGGAAGATTGACCACGGAGACCGTGGCCTCCGCTACATAGTCGCTGGCATACCGCTGGATGGCCAGGCTCATGATGTTCTTCGACTTCTTGTCCGCCTCTTCCTTGGCCTCGTCCTCGATCCGCTTGATGGTCTTGGCCGCCTCATACTTGGCCTCGTCTTCCATGGCGACCATAAGCTGGCGCTTGGCCTCCTCGGCGGTCATGTTCGCGATTTTTTCGAGCATCAGCCGCTGCTCCTGGATCCCCTTCTCGAAGCGCTCTTCCTTTTCCTGCGCGATCTTCTCCTTCGCCGTCAGTTCCTTCTCACGCCGTGCTGCCTCGGATTCCCGTTTTTCAATAAGGTCGGTCTTCTTGTCAAGACTCTCTTCCTTCTGAGTGAGCCGCCGCTCCTGGTTCTGGATCTCCTGGCGCTTTTCCCGGGTCTCCTTCTCGAACTCAGACCGCGCCTGATAGAATTTGTCCTTGGACTCGAGCACCGCCTCCTTGCGCTTGGTCTCCGCCTCACGCTCGGCATTGGCAATGATCCTCGCCGCTTCCGTTTCAGCCTCCTTGATCTTGCCCGCGGCTGACTTTCCCTTGATCAGCAGGCCCGCACCCAATCCCACGGCAAGCCCTATAATCAACACCACAATATACTCAATCATGCTCTTTCTCCTCCATGGATCTCTTTCTCAGCCCGGCAAGGCGTTCCTTGATCCTTTTTTCTTCGCCTTGCTCCGAGGGCCGGTAATACTCCCGCTTTTGCGGGAGGTAGTCCTGGGCCGTATAATGGCC
This genomic stretch from Nitrospirota bacterium harbors:
- the xseA gene encoding exodeoxyribonuclease VII large subunit, with protein sequence MDQGSNKSHVLTVTQLTTQIKTLLEGAFPDVWVEGELSNLSIPQSGHAYFTLKDEHAQVRAVMFRSSLRFLKFTLQHGIQVLCRGRISVYDPRGEYQLILDYIEPKGVGALQLAYEQLKARLDKEGLFDLGRKKPLPLLPRRIGIITSPTGAAIRDMLRVIKRRHPRMHIFLYPVPVQGIDAAPALVEAIHYFNREKIVEVMIMGRGGGSLEDLWAFNEESVARAIAASKIPLISAVGHETDYTISDFVADLRAPTPSAAAEMVVESEERFQDTIRSLEIRLVGRIEQKIETARASLRENFRLLGDPRRRVEQVVQRVDELVRRMALGLRQHVRRDRAQLTSLTAGLDHLNPLGILSRGYSITRKMPEGVILKDARAVEPGDLIISRLHEGEVLSRVVRQDAADNP
- a CDS encoding TIGR00282 family metallophosphoesterase, with the protein product MKILFIGDIIGEPGRKMVRAQLRGLRDTHRPDLVIANGENSAGGFGITAEIADELFFLGIDVLTSGNHVWDKKEIEPYLAKQDRLIRPANYPEGNSGYGSVIISTENAGKAAVLNLEGRVFMSNLEDPFRVAEQEIEKLKKETPVVIIDFHAEATSEKIALAWHLDGKASAVIGTHTHVQTADERVLPGGTAFITDAGMTGPTDSVIGVKKEQAIKRFLTQTPHRFEIPKGPVHLCAVVIDIDGKTGKANFIERIHIKS
- the rny gene encoding ribonuclease Y — encoded protein: MIEYIVVLIIGLAVGLGAGLLIKGKSAAGKIKEAETEAARIIANAEREAETKRKEAVLESKDKFYQARSEFEKETREKRQEIQNQERRLTQKEESLDKKTDLIEKRESEAARREKELTAKEKIAQEKEERFEKGIQEQRLMLEKIANMTAEEAKRQLMVAMEDEAKYEAAKTIKRIEDEAKEEADKKSKNIMSLAIQRYASDYVAEATVSVVNLPNDEMKGRIIGREGRNIRALEAATGIDLIIDDTPEAVILSCYDPLRREIAKLTIERLIHDGRIHPARIEEIAEKVRKDLDITMKEEGEKAAFDLGLHNIHPEIIKLLGRLRFRTSYGQNVLMHSREVAYFAGVMAAECGVDQKLARRAGLLHDLGKAVDHEVEGTHPQIGGDLAKKYGENPKVINAIMTHHGDGEPNCVESVLVAAADALSAGRPGVRRETLESYLKRLEQLETAANSFKGVEKSYAIQAGREIRIIVKPEDLSDAHSAQLSRDIAKKIETEMSYPGQIKVTVVRESRYVEYAK